The following are encoded together in the Poseidonibacter lekithochrous genome:
- the ffh gene encoding signal recognition particle protein yields the protein MFDSITGSIRSAVNKIRHKDDVASLKKAITELKKSLLKADVHHKTTKELVTAVEIETKNNGIGQDSFLNALKDELTKLLTTEGNQGFVFSNTPPTTILMTGLQGSGKTTTTGKLANYLKLRKKKVLVAAADLQRLAAVEQLKQIAAQIEVDVYFDDNETNPIKIARAAQEKARAEHYDVLLIDTAGRLAIDEELMTQLEDVRDSVKPDEIFYVADSLTGHDATKTATSFKEKIGIDGVILSKYDGDTKGGVALSIANQVGVPLRFIGTGEKMPDLEVFIPDRIVSRLMGAGDIEGLAEKTSAIIDEKKAKEVTKKIKKGEFNFNDFLDQLAMMSKLGSMKSIIGMIPGLSQMAGPLKDMDFENSDEIKRIKALIGSMTPKEREQPSLMNPSRKRRISKGSGLSEMQINKILKQFKNASKMAKKLSSKGGMKGLQNMMSQMGPGGMPKIPR from the coding sequence TTGTTCGATTCAATAACCGGTTCAATACGAAGTGCAGTAAATAAAATAAGACATAAAGACGATGTAGCATCTTTAAAAAAAGCAATTACAGAGTTAAAAAAATCTTTATTAAAAGCTGACGTTCATCATAAAACGACTAAAGAGTTAGTTACTGCTGTTGAAATAGAAACTAAAAACAATGGAATAGGGCAAGATTCATTTTTAAATGCATTAAAAGATGAATTAACTAAATTACTTACTACTGAAGGTAATCAAGGCTTCGTATTCTCAAATACACCTCCTACAACGATTTTAATGACAGGTTTACAAGGTTCTGGTAAAACTACAACTACAGGTAAACTTGCAAACTATTTAAAACTAAGAAAGAAAAAAGTATTAGTAGCAGCTGCGGATTTACAAAGACTAGCAGCAGTTGAACAATTAAAACAAATTGCAGCTCAAATTGAAGTTGACGTTTATTTTGATGATAATGAAACTAATCCTATTAAAATAGCACGTGCAGCACAAGAAAAAGCAAGAGCTGAACACTATGATGTATTATTAATAGATACAGCTGGTCGATTAGCAATTGATGAAGAATTAATGACTCAATTAGAAGATGTAAGAGATTCAGTTAAGCCTGATGAAATCTTCTATGTAGCTGATTCTTTAACTGGTCACGATGCAACTAAAACTGCAACATCATTCAAAGAAAAAATTGGTATTGATGGTGTGATTCTTTCTAAATATGATGGTGATACTAAAGGTGGAGTTGCTCTATCTATTGCTAATCAAGTTGGAGTTCCATTAAGATTTATTGGTACTGGTGAAAAAATGCCAGATCTTGAAGTATTCATTCCTGATAGAATTGTATCTAGATTAATGGGTGCAGGAGATATTGAAGGTTTAGCTGAAAAGACTTCTGCAATTATTGATGAGAAAAAAGCTAAAGAAGTAACTAAAAAAATCAAAAAAGGTGAATTCAACTTTAATGACTTTTTAGATCAATTAGCAATGATGAGCAAATTAGGTTCAATGAAATCTATTATTGGAATGATTCCAGGTCTTTCACAAATGGCTGGTCCTTTAAAAGATATGGATTTTGAAAACTCTGACGAGATTAAAAGAATTAAAGCTCTTATAGGTTCAATGACTCCAAAAGAGAGAGAACAACCAAGTCTTATGAATCCTTCTAGAAAAAGAAGAATTTCAAAAGGTTCTGGATTATCAGAAATGCAAATTAATAAAATTTTAAAGCAATTTAAAAATGCTTCTAAAATGGCGAAGAAATTATCATCTAAAGGTGGTATGAAAGGTCTTCAAAATATGATGTCTCAAATGGGACCTGGTGGGATGCCTAAAATCCCTAGATAG
- a CDS encoding peptidase U32 family protein — protein MMSEKVELLSPAGNLEKLKIAINYGADAVYAGVSHFSLRIRAGKEFTFETFKEGIDYAHARGKKVYATINGFPFNSQIDLLKKHIEKMAEVKPDGFIVAAPGVVKLCREIAPDIDVHLSTQANVLNYLDAQVFWDLGVRRIVVAREISLKDVQQIKKHLPEMEIEIFVHGSMCFAYSGRCLVSAVQSGRVPNRGSCANDCRFEYTLYAESENQNTLFRLEEEPGVGTYIFNSKDMNLASHIQEILDSGAVDSLKIEGRTKSPYYAAVTANAYREAIDDYYGDTFDAAKYQRELHTTKNRGFTDAYLVHRPFEKLDSQNHEYALSKGSYEVTGLVTEDEDHFMCKYKVYPQDEIEIFAPRDVEIEECDNELGKIYKKEDGIYYISFNKILTETNKELESVHSGNTNKIQLPGKLPYLTMLRVETSDEGQPIK, from the coding sequence ATTATGAGCGAAAAAGTAGAGCTACTTTCCCCCGCGGGAAACCTAGAAAAATTAAAAATTGCAATCAATTATGGTGCAGATGCTGTATACGCTGGAGTTAGTCACTTCAGTTTAAGAATTAGAGCTGGTAAAGAGTTTACATTTGAAACATTTAAAGAAGGTATTGACTATGCTCACGCCAGAGGAAAAAAAGTTTATGCAACAATAAACGGATTCCCATTTAATTCACAAATTGATTTATTAAAAAAACACATTGAGAAAATGGCAGAAGTAAAACCAGATGGTTTTATTGTAGCAGCTCCTGGTGTTGTAAAGTTATGTAGAGAAATTGCTCCTGATATTGATGTTCATTTATCAACTCAAGCAAATGTTCTTAATTATTTAGATGCTCAAGTATTTTGGGATTTAGGTGTAAGAAGAATTGTTGTTGCCAGAGAGATTTCATTAAAAGATGTACAACAAATTAAAAAGCATTTACCAGAGATGGAAATTGAAATTTTTGTGCATGGTTCTATGTGTTTTGCATATTCAGGAAGATGTTTAGTATCAGCAGTACAAAGTGGAAGAGTTCCTAATAGAGGGTCTTGTGCAAATGACTGTAGATTTGAATATACTTTATATGCTGAGAGTGAAAACCAAAATACATTATTTAGATTAGAAGAAGAACCTGGTGTTGGTACTTATATCTTCAACTCTAAAGATATGAACTTAGCTTCACATATTCAAGAAATCTTAGACTCAGGTGCTGTAGATTCTCTTAAAATTGAAGGAAGAACAAAATCTCCTTATTATGCAGCAGTTACTGCTAATGCATATAGAGAAGCTATTGATGATTATTATGGTGACACTTTTGATGCTGCTAAGTATCAAAGAGAATTACATACAACAAAAAACAGAGGGTTTACTGATGCTTATTTAGTACATAGACCATTTGAAAAATTAGATTCTCAAAACCATGAATATGCATTATCAAAAGGTTCATACGAAGTTACTGGACTTGTAACAGAAGATGAAGATCACTTTATGTGTAAATACAAAGTTTATCCACAAGATGAAATTGAAATTTTTGCTCCAAGAGATGTTGAGATTGAAGAGTGTGATAATGAACTTGGGAAAATTTATAAAAAAGAAGATGGTATTTATTATATTAGCTTCAATAAGATTTTAACTGAAACTAATAAAGAATTAGAATCAGTTCATAGTGGTAATACAAATAAGATTCAATTACCAGGGAAATTACCATATTTAACTATGTTAAGAGTAGAGACAAGTGATGAAGGTCAACCTATAAAATAA
- a CDS encoding DsrE family protein translates to MKKIVLFLLIAVFSYAESTFSDPQPTFDNPRKLVIQLYDSEVTKVNHNLSSIYNILKEYPSESLKVVVIAYGNGMRALKNDYDAKTLTRIQSLMEYDVEFVGCRNTMETMKWSESDFIDDIEYVQAGIVEIIERQVSGYVGIIAY, encoded by the coding sequence TTGAAAAAAATAGTTTTATTTTTATTAATTGCAGTTTTTAGTTATGCAGAGTCGACATTTAGTGATCCTCAACCAACTTTTGATAATCCAAGAAAGTTAGTGATTCAATTATATGATTCAGAAGTTACAAAAGTAAATCATAACTTAAGTTCAATATACAATATTTTAAAGGAGTATCCAAGTGAGTCTTTAAAAGTAGTAGTTATTGCTTATGGTAATGGAATGCGAGCATTAAAAAATGATTATGATGCAAAAACATTAACAAGAATACAGTCTTTAATGGAATATGATGTTGAGTTTGTTGGATGTAGAAATACAATGGAAACTATGAAATGGAGTGAGTCTGATTTTATAGATGATATTGAATATGTACAAGCTGGAATTGTTGAGATTATTGAGAGACAAGTTTCTGGTTATGTTGGAATAATTGCTTATTAA
- the glyQ gene encoding glycine--tRNA ligase subunit alpha, whose product MVTFSQILLKLQEFWAKQGCNIVQPYDIPAGAGTFHPATLLRSLDSTPWATAYVAPSRRPTDGRYGENPNRLGAYYQFQTLIKPSPDNIQDLYLQSLEYLGLDLSKHDIRFVEDNWESPTLGAWGLGWEVWLDGMEVTQFTYFQQVGGLPCDPVAVEITYGTERLAMYLQGVDSVFDIVWNENDFGTTTYADVHKEGEFEFSKYSFEVADTEMLFRHFDDAFNECKSCLDAGLPLPAYDQCMIASHAFNTLDARKAISVTERQNYILKVRELSQGCAVLYKKQEPQRLERVNTKSSLEALEKLKINNPELFV is encoded by the coding sequence ATGGTTACATTTTCACAAATTCTATTAAAACTACAAGAATTTTGGGCTAAACAAGGATGTAATATTGTACAACCTTATGATATTCCAGCTGGTGCTGGGACATTTCACCCTGCAACACTTCTTAGAAGTTTAGATTCAACTCCTTGGGCAACTGCTTATGTTGCACCAAGTAGAAGACCAACTGATGGAAGATATGGTGAGAACCCTAATAGATTAGGTGCTTATTACCAATTTCAAACTTTAATTAAACCAAGTCCAGACAATATTCAAGATTTATATTTACAATCTTTAGAATATTTAGGATTAGATTTATCTAAACATGACATTAGATTCGTTGAAGATAACTGGGAATCGCCAACTCTTGGAGCTTGGGGACTTGGTTGGGAAGTTTGGTTAGATGGTATGGAAGTTACTCAATTTACATACTTCCAACAAGTAGGTGGTTTACCTTGTGATCCTGTTGCAGTTGAAATTACTTATGGTACTGAAAGACTTGCAATGTATTTACAAGGTGTTGATTCTGTATTTGATATTGTATGGAATGAAAATGACTTTGGAACAACTACTTATGCAGATGTTCATAAAGAAGGTGAATTTGAATTTTCTAAATATAGTTTTGAAGTAGCTGATACTGAAATGTTATTTAGACATTTTGATGATGCTTTTAATGAGTGTAAATCTTGTTTAGATGCAGGATTACCTTTACCAGCTTATGATCAGTGTATGATTGCTTCTCATGCTTTTAATACTTTAGATGCTAGAAAAGCTATTTCTGTAACTGAGAGACAAAATTATATTCTTAAAGTTAGAGAGTTATCACAAGGTTGTGCAGTTTTATATAAAAAGCAAGAACCTCAAAGATTAGAAAGAGTTAATACTAAGTCTTCTCTTGAAGCTTTAGAAAAACTAAAAATAAATAATCCTGAATTATTTGTATAG
- a CDS encoding HD-GYP domain-containing protein: MNKKKQMVFNLNNFLLATSNVLDFQEKEFFDTNLSHSKKIAYIALRIAKHFKLSPEELSDLCSYCLLHNISMFTTQKKSKDYCEQSSKIAEQLPFLLKRNEVLKYQCEFYDGSGLFAKKENETDIFSQIISFVDFLDTKFDFSKDDIKNRELINRFIKTNENKLFSKAIVDAYLLESSYISFWLDIKNENDILNYIFSNLHDFSMVLDFEEVLKITSIFTKIVNGNTDLLNLCEQACDYYKFEHKDKQTFLIAASLKDIGKLAINSKILNKNEKLNTFEYEDIKSYMYYTQKVLNNIMGFNDISAWASKAQETLDANGYPNRVMAKDLSFKDRLLSVICVYSALVTKKTYRAAYTHEKAIEIMSTFENKLDKAIIADINKILKFIEN; this comes from the coding sequence ATGAACAAGAAAAAACAAATGGTATTTAATCTTAACAATTTTTTATTGGCTACTTCAAATGTACTTGATTTTCAAGAAAAAGAATTTTTTGATACAAACTTATCACATTCAAAAAAGATTGCGTATATAGCTTTGAGAATTGCAAAACATTTTAAGCTTTCACCTGAGGAGTTATCAGATTTATGTTCATACTGTTTACTTCATAATATATCTATGTTTACTACGCAAAAGAAGTCAAAAGATTATTGTGAACAATCATCTAAAATAGCAGAGCAATTACCTTTTTTATTAAAGAGAAATGAGGTATTAAAATACCAATGTGAATTTTATGATGGATCAGGATTATTTGCAAAAAAAGAGAATGAAACAGATATCTTTTCTCAAATAATTTCTTTTGTTGATTTCCTTGATACGAAGTTTGATTTTTCAAAAGATGATATTAAAAATAGAGAGTTAATAAATAGATTTATTAAAACAAATGAAAATAAACTATTTTCAAAAGCAATTGTTGATGCATATTTACTTGAGAGTTCATATATATCATTTTGGTTAGATATAAAAAATGAAAATGATATTTTAAACTATATATTCAGTAATTTACATGATTTCTCAATGGTTTTAGATTTTGAAGAGGTTTTAAAAATTACATCTATTTTTACAAAAATAGTAAATGGAAATACTGATTTATTAAACTTATGTGAACAAGCTTGTGATTATTATAAGTTCGAGCATAAAGATAAACAAACTTTTTTAATTGCTGCTTCACTAAAAGATATAGGTAAGTTAGCTATTAATAGTAAAATACTTAATAAAAATGAAAAATTAAATACTTTTGAATATGAAGATATAAAATCGTATATGTATTACACACAAAAAGTTCTAAATAATATTATGGGATTTAATGATATTTCAGCATGGGCAAGTAAAGCTCAAGAAACATTAGATGCGAATGGTTATCCAAATAGAGTAATGGCTAAGGATTTATCTTTTAAAGATAGACTATTATCTGTTATATGTGTATACTCTGCATTAGTAACAAAAAAAACATATAGGGCTGCCTATACTCATGAAAAAGCAATAGAGATTATGAGTACATTTGAAAATAAATTGGATAAGGCTATTATTGCGGATATTAATAAAATTCTTAAATTTATCGAAAATTAG
- a CDS encoding Nif3-like dinuclear metal center hexameric protein, with translation MKVFDIYNILDKLSPFSLQEKWDNAGLLVGSMDDEIKSVYISIDLDEALVDEMEENSLVITHHPLIFSGLKRVNYDSYSTKLLKKLIKKDISLISMHTNIDKTHLNKYVAQDILGLEVLNSEEFVSYANVNMSFDDLVKDISKKLNLKTTKAVRCKDYINTVAIVTGAGMSLLNEVQADCFLTGDIKYHDAMEAKARGISLIDIRHYESERYFSTLIEGLLSEHLKKNELKAIITASQNPFEFFIEGETIE, from the coding sequence TTGAAAGTTTTTGATATATATAATATTTTAGATAAATTATCTCCCTTTTCATTACAAGAAAAATGGGATAATGCTGGACTTCTTGTAGGTTCAATGGATGATGAAATAAAAAGTGTATATATTAGTATTGATTTAGATGAGGCTTTAGTTGATGAGATGGAAGAAAACTCATTAGTTATAACTCATCATCCATTAATTTTTTCAGGACTAAAAAGAGTTAATTATGACTCTTATAGTACAAAACTATTAAAAAAATTAATTAAAAAAGATATATCTTTAATTTCAATGCATACAAATATTGACAAAACACATTTAAATAAATATGTTGCTCAAGACATATTAGGTTTAGAAGTTTTAAATAGTGAAGAGTTTGTTTCTTATGCTAATGTTAATATGAGTTTCGATGATTTAGTAAAAGATATTTCAAAAAAATTAAATTTAAAAACGACAAAAGCAGTTAGATGTAAAGATTACATCAATACTGTTGCAATTGTCACAGGGGCAGGAATGTCATTATTAAATGAAGTTCAAGCTGATTGTTTCTTAACGGGTGATATAAAATATCATGATGCTATGGAAGCAAAAGCTAGAGGAATTTCATTAATTGATATAAGACATTATGAGAGTGAAAGATACTTCAGTACCTTAATAGAGGGACTTCTTTCAGAACATTTGAAAAAAAATGAATTAAAAGCTATAATAACAGCTTCACAAAATCCATTTGAGTTTTTTATAGAAGGAGAAACTATTGAATAA
- a CDS encoding RluA family pseudouridine synthase, which translates to MAGYDKAYKVLAKQENISNSKAKDLIDKGLVKSGGKKVLIARGEISTNAQFTVKEVAPIKMIFQDDDILVVDKPAFLTADEVARKFPDAILLNRLDKETSGVMMFAKNEEFRIKAIKEFAANRVYKEYVAIVDGKVIDEMEIDKPILTTKDRGQAKSKVDAKKGKPAKSTVYPMLVEGRHSKVKIVIESGRTHQIRVHLNSVGFPIIGDTIYGKPATNINRVLLHSKITKIFDYEFESKEPREFRVYEFN; encoded by the coding sequence ATGGCTGGATATGATAAAGCATATAAAGTATTAGCAAAACAAGAAAATATTTCAAACTCAAAAGCAAAAGATTTAATTGACAAAGGTTTAGTTAAATCTGGTGGGAAAAAAGTTCTTATTGCTAGAGGTGAAATTAGCACTAACGCTCAATTTACAGTAAAAGAAGTTGCACCAATTAAGATGATCTTCCAAGATGATGATATTTTAGTTGTTGATAAACCTGCATTTTTAACAGCAGATGAAGTAGCAAGAAAATTCCCTGATGCAATCTTACTTAACAGACTTGATAAAGAAACATCTGGTGTTATGATGTTTGCTAAAAATGAAGAGTTTAGAATTAAAGCTATTAAAGAATTCGCAGCAAATAGAGTATATAAAGAATATGTTGCAATTGTTGATGGAAAAGTAATTGATGAAATGGAAATTGATAAACCAATTTTAACTACAAAAGATAGAGGTCAAGCTAAATCAAAAGTAGATGCTAAAAAAGGTAAACCTGCTAAATCAACTGTTTACCCTATGTTAGTTGAAGGTAGACATTCAAAAGTTAAAATTGTAATTGAATCTGGAAGAACTCACCAAATTAGAGTTCATTTAAATTCAGTTGGTTTCCCAATCATTGGTGATACAATTTATGGTAAACCAGCAACTAATATTAATAGAGTTCTGTTACATTCAAAAATTACTAAAATTTTTGATTATGAATTCGAATCTAAAGAACCAAGAGAATTTAGAGTATACGAATTTAATTAA
- a CDS encoding zinc ribbon domain-containing protein, giving the protein MNKYLQDLIKLSKFDTSISMFEPKIENEKAKLATFIETAEAIKTSINNIYLEVDEIKSKRTKNNIHLAELKSKLEDIAKKNKDIQTEKELKALQLEEEIAKEQIAFANEEINRLDTLASSKEEELKELQVNLTEEEESIKEIQVAVDSTIEEINKERNVVYQERSELLEKFDNKILTFYEKIKRWAKDSAVVPVKKQACYGCYMKINDKTYAEVIKSEEIINCPHCGRILYKEDETEEA; this is encoded by the coding sequence TTGAATAAGTATTTACAGGATCTAATCAAATTATCTAAATTTGACACATCAATTAGTATGTTTGAACCAAAGATTGAAAATGAAAAAGCTAAACTTGCTACATTTATTGAAACAGCAGAAGCTATTAAAACTTCAATCAACAACATCTATTTAGAAGTTGATGAAATCAAGTCTAAAAGAACAAAAAACAATATTCACTTAGCTGAGTTAAAATCTAAATTAGAAGATATCGCTAAAAAGAATAAAGATATTCAAACAGAAAAAGAATTAAAAGCTTTACAATTAGAAGAAGAAATTGCTAAAGAACAAATTGCTTTTGCTAATGAAGAAATTAATAGATTAGATACTCTTGCTAGTTCAAAAGAAGAAGAATTAAAAGAGTTACAAGTTAATTTAACTGAAGAAGAAGAATCGATTAAAGAAATTCAAGTTGCTGTTGATAGTACAATTGAAGAAATCAATAAAGAAAGAAACGTTGTATATCAAGAAAGAAGTGAATTATTAGAGAAATTTGATAATAAAATTTTAACTTTCTATGAAAAAATTAAAAGATGGGCTAAAGATTCAGCTGTTGTTCCTGTAAAAAAACAAGCTTGTTATGGTTGTTACATGAAAATTAATGACAAAACTTATGCTGAAGTAATCAAATCTGAAGAGATTATAAACTGTCCACACTGTGGAAGAATTCTTTACAAAGAAGATGAAACTGAAGAGGCTTAA
- a CDS encoding alpha/beta hydrolase: MKKLFVLISLLFTFNVMASSVTKEMCINKGEDFIYVVSECIEYRYFEGEDNEALNIIVHGTWDEGTNTLGRYEPFAETVNLETDIATIAIALPGYSNSSSNKFLSLGNKKAKNLAAKKEYVIFVAEVLSALKKEYNAKILNYIGHSAGAMIGATITGLKPELINNIVLAGGRYDIHQVSDEKNLISIVDVLNNVNTDINFLFIYGEKDKISKPEVTISFENKMKKLGFNTRLVEVKNAPHIDLDMSDKSLEAISELLSN; encoded by the coding sequence GTGAAAAAACTATTTGTATTAATTTCATTACTATTTACTTTTAATGTAATGGCTTCAAGTGTTACAAAAGAGATGTGTATAAATAAAGGTGAAGATTTTATTTATGTAGTATCGGAGTGTATAGAGTATAGATATTTTGAAGGTGAAGATAATGAAGCTTTAAATATTATCGTTCATGGAACTTGGGATGAGGGTACTAATACTTTAGGAAGATATGAACCTTTTGCTGAAACAGTAAACCTAGAAACAGATATTGCAACAATAGCCATTGCTTTACCTGGATATTCTAACTCTTCTTCAAATAAGTTTTTATCATTAGGTAATAAAAAAGCTAAAAACTTAGCAGCTAAAAAAGAGTATGTTATTTTTGTAGCCGAAGTTTTAAGTGCATTAAAGAAAGAGTACAATGCTAAAATTTTAAATTACATAGGACATTCAGCTGGTGCTATGATTGGTGCTACTATAACTGGATTAAAACCAGAATTAATAAATAATATAGTTTTAGCTGGTGGAAGATATGATATTCACCAAGTAAGTGATGAAAAAAACTTAATATCAATAGTTGATGTTTTAAACAATGTAAACACAGATATTAACTTTTTATTTATATATGGAGAAAAAGATAAAATTTCTAAACCCGAAGTTACAATATCTTTTGAAAACAAAATGAAAAAACTAGGCTTTAATACAAGATTAGTTGAGGTTAAAAATGCACCTCATATTGATTTAGATATGAGTGATAAATCTCTAGAAGCAATTAGCGAACTTCTTTCAAACTAA
- the waaA gene encoding lipid IV(A) 3-deoxy-D-manno-octulosonic acid transferase, with the protein MLSLFSIFYYILAFVVYVLAIPYLLFKSRSSKYKVAIPSKFFLKNNPKFEKSGVWFHSCSMGETKAIKPLIEEYINEANVSVITNTGFEEANKITKNSRYLPFEIFLPFWVNKQKVLVVMEAELWYMLFLCAKSKGTKTFLINARISDKSFASYKRFSFFYKKIFKHIDKVFAQSDIDKKRLEELGALNVEVIGNIKLAQLPKVKNDFVKPDTCVITAGSTHEKEEELILNAYKKEHGKLIIVPRHPERFDKVDSLIKEFIKDKNISYQKYSKKEDFESDIILVDKMGILNDIFSISDVVILGGAFEKIGGHNPIEPAFFGCKIISGKNIFNQKPLFECVSNYYLIDNENLGDYLDKIDNLEKPVLTKAGSLEPIIKEINGWI; encoded by the coding sequence ATTTTGAGCCTTTTTAGTATATTTTATTACATACTCGCTTTTGTAGTATATGTACTAGCTATTCCTTATCTGCTATTTAAATCAAGAAGTTCAAAATATAAAGTTGCTATCCCTTCCAAATTTTTTTTAAAGAATAATCCAAAATTTGAAAAATCAGGTGTATGGTTTCATTCATGTTCAATGGGAGAAACTAAAGCTATAAAACCATTAATAGAAGAGTATATTAATGAGGCTAATGTATCTGTTATTACTAATACAGGATTTGAAGAAGCAAACAAGATAACGAAGAATAGCCGTTATTTACCTTTTGAAATATTTTTACCTTTTTGGGTAAACAAACAAAAAGTACTAGTTGTTATGGAAGCTGAACTTTGGTATATGCTTTTTTTATGTGCTAAATCAAAAGGAACTAAGACTTTTTTGATTAATGCTAGGATTTCAGATAAATCTTTTGCATCATATAAAAGATTTTCATTTTTTTATAAGAAAATATTCAAGCATATAGATAAAGTATTTGCACAAAGTGATATAGATAAAAAAAGATTAGAAGAGTTAGGTGCACTAAACGTTGAAGTTATTGGTAATATTAAATTAGCACAACTTCCTAAAGTAAAAAATGATTTTGTAAAACCTGATACATGTGTTATAACAGCAGGTAGTACACATGAGAAAGAAGAAGAATTGATTTTAAATGCTTATAAAAAAGAGCATGGAAAATTAATCATTGTTCCAAGACATCCTGAAAGATTTGATAAAGTTGATTCTTTAATAAAAGAATTTATTAAAGATAAAAACATTAGCTATCAAAAATATTCAAAGAAAGAAGATTTTGAATCTGATATAATACTTGTTGATAAAATGGGTATTTTAAATGATATTTTTTCAATATCTGATGTTGTGATTCTTGGAGGAGCATTTGAAAAAATTGGTGGGCATAATCCTATTGAACCTGCTTTTTTTGGATGTAAAATTATAAGTGGTAAAAACATCTTTAATCAGAAACCACTTTTTGAATGCGTAAGTAATTATTATTTAATTGATAATGAAAACTTAGGTGATTACCTAGATAAAATAGATAATTTAGAAAAACCAGTTTTAACAAAAGCTGGTTCATTAGAACCTATAATAAAGGAAATAAATGGCTGGATATGA
- a CDS encoding MOSC domain-containing protein, with product MKSNIGKTIEIFSAKKGQSGLPRPIVSELNVINGFGIEFDKFAGKDDEKAVMLVGKIAYDIALENGVELELGSLGENILLDINPHNYEIGSIIKIGSVVLEITQKCTICNHLAVFSKDLPTLVKDCRGLYCKIIEGGSILKDMEIEILKEWKDNKKYAS from the coding sequence ATGAAAAGTAATATAGGAAAAACAATAGAAATATTTAGTGCAAAAAAAGGTCAAAGTGGATTACCAAGACCAATAGTTAGTGAACTAAATGTTATTAATGGATTTGGTATAGAGTTTGATAAGTTTGCTGGAAAAGATGATGAAAAAGCAGTAATGCTTGTTGGAAAAATTGCTTATGATATTGCATTAGAAAATGGGGTAGAGTTAGAACTTGGAAGTTTAGGTGAAAATATACTATTGGATATTAATCCACATAATTATGAAATAGGTTCAATTATCAAAATAGGTAGTGTTGTTTTAGAAATAACACAAAAATGTACTATTTGTAATCACTTAGCTGTATTCTCAAAAGATTTACCTACTTTAGTTAAAGATTGCAGAGGTTTATATTGTAAAATTATAGAAGGTGGTTCTATTCTAAAAGATATGGAAATAGAAATTCTAAAAGAATGGAAAGATAATAAAAAATACGCTTCATAA
- the purE gene encoding 5-(carboxyamino)imidazole ribonucleotide mutase → MNFVSIIMGSKSDYEIMKHCADTFEKFNVKYEIVISSAHRSPDRTKTYIKESEEKGAVAFIAAAGMAAHLAGALAAGTTKPVIGVPMKGGAMDGMDAMLSTVQMPAGMPVGTVALGRSGAVNAAYFAMQILAISDNELAIKLKEDRIVQAKKVESDSKEIEIIL, encoded by the coding sequence ATGAATTTTGTATCTATTATTATGGGTAGTAAATCTGACTACGAGATTATGAAACACTGTGCTGACACTTTTGAGAAGTTCAACGTAAAATATGAAATTGTTATTTCATCAGCTCATAGATCTCCTGATAGAACTAAGACTTATATTAAAGAATCAGAAGAAAAGGGTGCTGTAGCATTTATTGCTGCTGCTGGTATGGCTGCTCACTTAGCTGGTGCATTAGCAGCAGGAACTACTAAACCTGTAATTGGTGTACCTATGAAAGGTGGAGCAATGGATGGTATGGATGCTATGCTTTCAACTGTTCAAATGCCAGCTGGTATGCCTGTTGGAACTGTTGCACTTGGAAGATCTGGTGCAGTTAATGCAGCTTATTTTGCAATGCAAATTCTTGCAATTTCTGATAATGAATTAGCTATTAAATTAAAAGAAGACAGAATCGTTCAAGCTAAAAAAGTTGAAAGTGATTCAAAAGAAATTGAAATAATTTTATAA